The following are encoded in a window of Gopherus flavomarginatus isolate rGopFla2 chromosome 10, rGopFla2.mat.asm, whole genome shotgun sequence genomic DNA:
- the SPP2 gene encoding secreted phosphoprotein 24: protein MKTLFVFALVMSVWSCSGLPVYDYEPSIAEEALRASIGRVNSRSQWPALFGVVRSYVRGVDLLDNNDYSIVLDFIVRETTCTKDSEKDPSLCDFRMGRYVQTAFCRSTVRVSEEQIQNFAVYCSQDGSSSESSSSEEMMFMEMMVPNRRGDSRNEAQLAPEAFSAGRRRQSYKAQRRSSKANSYTLK, encoded by the exons ATGAAGACCTTATTCGTTTTTGCCCTTGTGATGAGTGTTTGGTCTTGTTCTG GGTTGCCAGTGTATGACTATGAACCATCCATCGCGGAAGAAGCTCTGCGTGCCTCCATTGGAAGAGTGAATTCTAGATCACAATGGCCAGCCCTGTTTGGCGTCGTCAGGAGCTACGTTAGAGGG GTTGACCTGTTGGATAACAATGACTACAGTATAGTGCTGGACTTCATTGTTCGAGAAACCACCTGCACtaaagattcagagaaggatCCGTCCTTGTGTGACTTCAGAATGGGACGCTATGTG CAAACGGCCTTCTGCAGAAGTACAGTGCGGGTCTCTGAAGAGCAGATACAGAACTTTGCAGTTTACTGCAGCCAGGATGGTTCCAGCTCAGAATCCTCAAGCAGCGAGGAG ATGATGTTCATGGAAATGATGGTGCCAAACAGAAGGGGTGACAGTCGCAATGAAG CTCAACTTGCTCCTGAGGCCTTCTCTGCAGGGAGAAGACGCCAGAGCTATAAAGCTCAGCGCCGATCCAGTAAAGCCAACTCCTACACATTGAAATAA